Proteins from a single region of Flavobacterium sp. YJ01:
- a CDS encoding DUF4920 domain-containing protein has protein sequence MKLGIYSVVLFLSFSSFCLAQEDVEKPSPPPGNALVGDYYGADVSGSSVNNAVSVSELSSKLQSSAKIENVAVKGEVTGVCPKRGCWVSVKADDGTSFFVKMKDYSFFVPTALKGKNVVLEGNAEKKVTSVEELKHYAKDAKKSKAEIDAIKTPKEEIRFMASGIKVVN, from the coding sequence ATGAAATTAGGTATATATTCTGTTGTTTTGTTTTTAAGCTTTTCTTCTTTTTGTCTTGCGCAAGAAGATGTAGAGAAGCCTTCTCCACCTCCGGGAAATGCATTGGTAGGAGATTATTATGGGGCAGATGTTTCGGGTTCTTCTGTAAACAATGCTGTTTCTGTTAGTGAATTGAGTAGTAAATTGCAATCTTCAGCTAAAATTGAAAATGTTGCTGTAAAAGGTGAGGTTACTGGTGTTTGTCCAAAAAGAGGTTGCTGGGTTAGTGTTAAGGCAGATGACGGCACTTCTTTCTTTGTTAAAATGAAAGATTATTCATTTTTTGTGCCAACCGCATTAAAGGGTAAAAATGTTGTTCTAGAAGGAAATGCTGAGAAAAAAGTTACTTCCGTAGAAGAATTAAAGCATTATGCAAAAGATGCTAAAAAATCGAAAGCAGAAATTGATGCAATTAAAACGCCGAAAGAAGAAATACGATTTATGGCAAGTGGTATTAAAGTTGTGAATTAG
- a CDS encoding SPOR domain-containing protein, with product MRILSPSKKMLLAITTIAFSHNINAQDQNLTLNQDPKFEQLLNEKRKINTSINTNDTYRIQIFSGKSDEAKKTLSDFKRENSNIDGTIIFNTPNYKVIVGNFKTRIEAERNLAEIKKRYKTVFLLKPGK from the coding sequence ATGAGAATTTTAAGTCCTTCAAAAAAAATGTTATTAGCAATTACAACGATTGCTTTCTCGCACAATATTAATGCACAAGACCAAAATTTAACATTGAACCAAGACCCCAAATTTGAGCAATTGTTAAATGAGAAGCGTAAAATTAACACGTCAATAAATACAAACGATACTTACAGAATTCAAATCTTTAGCGGCAAAAGCGACGAAGCCAAGAAAACACTTTCAGATTTTAAACGAGAAAATTCTAATATCGATGGGACAATAATTTTTAACACACCAAATTACAAAGTAATTGTCGGCAATTTTAAAACTCGAATTGAAGCAGAAAGAAATTTAGCTGAAATTAAAAAACGATACAAAACTGTCTTCCTTCTTAAACCAGGCAAATAA